The genomic window ATGGAGCGAGATCGAGCTTGAGGACGGGAACGTAGGATGGATGCCTAGTAAAGACATAGAAAAAATCTGATACATGCTAGAACAATTATTGGTTTGGGAACGTGATGCGTTCTTTATGCTTAACGGTAGCGACTCCGCTTTTTTAGATCGCTTTATGTGGATCTATTCAGGCAAGGCGGTTTGGCTACCGTTAGCCTTTTTTATATTGGTGGTATTGTGCTATAAGAAGAACTGGAAGGAGTGGTTGTTGATCTTATTGGCCATTGTCTTGACGATCACGTTATGCGACCAGTTCGCTTCGCATGTTTGTAAACCCATCTTCACCCGTTTCCGTCCGACTCATCACCCTGACTTTATGGATCAGGTAAGGGTGGTGTTCGGTTATCGGGGCGGTATGTATGGATTTATCTCCAGCCATGCGGCGAATGCTTTCGGCTTTGCGACCTTGATGGCGCTGATCTTCAGGAATAAACTATTCGGATGGACTATTTTCTTTTGGGCGATTTTGACTTCCTATACTCGTATTTATTTAGGAGTGCATTTTATCACGGATATTATTCCGGGAGCTTTATCCGGTCTGCTATTCGGGTATCTTGTATATCTGTTATACCACTATATAAGGCCTAAATTGATTCCGGCAGATTCTTGGGTATGTCCGGAGGCCATTTACTCGGATATCCGGAAACGCTGGATCACCTATGCGATTTGGTTGACCATCCTTTTAATAGCCCTATTTAATGAGCAATTGGTATCGTGCTTAATATAAGAGATTTTCGTTAAGTATGTCGTAAAGCATATTTGTTTTCAGCTCATTTTCTCAATAATAATTTGTTTCAATGCTATTAAATGACTAAGTTAGTGCCATAATATTAAACAAAAGTATTAACCTTCAAAATAAGAAAGCCATGACAAAGACGATTACATTTAACGAACTGAGAAGAATTAAAGATTCGTTACCTGACGGAAGTACACAACGCATCGCCGATGAGCTGGGATTAAAGGTAGAGACAGTTCGTAACTATTTCGGTGGACATAATTTTCAAGATGGACGGAGTTGTGGTTTCCATATCGAGCCCGGTCCGGACGGAGGGTTGGTTGTTTTAGATGACACGACTATTTTCGAGCGTGCTTTGCAGATACTGGCCGAGAGTCAGGATGCCGAAGCACAAAAAGCGTAAGAGAAATTCATTCGTATAAAAAATCCCATAGCTAAATGAAAGAACGCTTTGGGATTTTTTTATATTCAACAATTCATAAATCCCGATTGTTTCATCTATAAAAATGTATTGAGTATGGAAGATAAATTAGTGACATTGGCTATCCACACGTTTGAGAAAGCCCAGATTCTCAAGACAATCCTCGAAACAGAAGGCATAGAGGTCTATATACATAATGTAAACCAGATCCAGCCTGTCGTTTCGGCAGGAGTACGTGTGCGTATTAAGGAGAGTGATTTACCGCATGCTTTACGCATTATTGAAGACAATAAGTGGTTTGAGGAACCAAAGGAGGAAGAGGCGAAGG from Parabacteroides distasonis ATCC 8503 includes these protein-coding regions:
- a CDS encoding phosphatase PAP2 family protein, with product MLEQLLVWERDAFFMLNGSDSAFLDRFMWIYSGKAVWLPLAFFILVVLCYKKNWKEWLLILLAIVLTITLCDQFASHVCKPIFTRFRPTHHPDFMDQVRVVFGYRGGMYGFISSHAANAFGFATLMALIFRNKLFGWTIFFWAILTSYTRIYLGVHFITDIIPGALSGLLFGYLVYLLYHYIRPKLIPADSWVCPEAIYSDIRKRWITYAIWLTILLIALFNEQLVSCLI